A single Blastococcus colisei DNA region contains:
- a CDS encoding sacsin N-terminal ATP-binding-like domain-containing protein, protein MQTASDGDPFGTAGIRQRALAAWTADPARFREDANAEEDLVRGGYRDRLLVELAQNAADAAVRAGVPGHLRLELCGATLRAANTGAPLDAAGVQGLATLRASAKRDEPASVGRFGVGFAAVLAVSDEPAVLSATGGVRFGAELTRTVVTAVPGLAAEVVRRDGAVPVLRLPWPSGGTPPEGFATEAVLPLRDGAGPVVAAALADLRAELLLALPGLSVIDVVVDGAERTLRIERAPGSARITDGARTTAWAVAERSGELAAELVADRPVEERSRRGWTVTAAVPLDDDGRPVPLPPGQVLHAPTPSDEPLSLPLRLIAPFPLGPDRRHVAPGPVTDALVEAAAGTCADLVTGLPADPAVLALVPRVGLAGGELDAALCGAVLDRLRALAWLPAAADPDVRQAPERAAALDDPTEERVAAFRDVVPGLLPAGWSRRSDARTLTALGVRRIGIAEAVEAVRGVDRPPSWWAALYAAMDGADREELAALPVPLADGRTAHGPAGVLVPDAGLPVHRLGALGLRLAEPEAVAPPAARRLLERLGARPATAQAVLGDPAVRAAVETSMDAVDDALEGAPEPEELAEAVLALVAAARPAAGELPWLAELALPDAEGGWAPAGELVLPGSTLAAVLEAGSLGVLDADLAATADPDALRAVGVLDTFALVRVDDPDELDVDGVDRWVDGALDRLAPDGPLPGWPPLTAVRDLELVVDWPGALPLLVALPAEAWADVVLHGVPVPGYLRWWLSTHPVLDGRRPDRLRHPESTELQGLYEPASAAPEVLARLRPPATVADVLADVDGAIDLLHRLGDPARTVRPDVLPTVYARLSEALDGIDVDPPERVRVAPDRVAADAVVLDAPYLQPLVGSAVVPAGGAPGAVADLLDLPLAGERVRGTVTGDGQRRPWAGLPGAALAAARLGLEVLAGDVVVHEGLAVDGCAVRWWPGEDVDHVDGSPEALGRALAWRAGVWSRRQALAEAFAHPDHALELAAEDAVADQA, encoded by the coding sequence ATGCAGACCGCCAGCGACGGCGACCCCTTCGGCACCGCCGGGATTCGGCAGCGGGCGCTGGCGGCGTGGACCGCCGACCCGGCGCGCTTCCGCGAGGACGCCAACGCCGAGGAGGACCTCGTCCGCGGTGGCTATCGCGACCGGCTGCTCGTCGAGCTGGCCCAGAACGCGGCCGACGCGGCCGTCCGGGCGGGGGTGCCGGGGCACCTGCGGCTGGAACTCTGCGGAGCGACGCTCCGGGCGGCCAACACCGGCGCGCCCCTGGACGCCGCCGGGGTGCAGGGGCTGGCGACGCTGCGCGCCTCGGCCAAGCGCGACGAGCCGGCCAGCGTCGGGCGCTTCGGCGTCGGCTTCGCGGCGGTGCTGGCGGTCAGCGACGAGCCGGCCGTGCTGTCGGCGACGGGCGGGGTGCGGTTCGGCGCCGAGCTGACGCGCACCGTGGTGACCGCGGTGCCGGGGCTGGCCGCCGAGGTCGTCCGCCGGGACGGCGCGGTGCCGGTGCTGCGGTTGCCGTGGCCCTCCGGCGGCACGCCCCCGGAGGGTTTCGCGACCGAGGCCGTGCTGCCGCTCCGGGACGGCGCCGGCCCGGTCGTCGCGGCGGCCCTGGCGGACCTCCGCGCCGAGCTGCTGCTCGCCCTGCCGGGCCTGAGCGTCATCGACGTCGTGGTGGACGGCGCCGAGCGCACCCTGCGGATCGAGCGCGCGCCGGGCTCGGCCCGGATCACCGACGGTGCCCGGACGACGGCGTGGGCGGTGGCCGAGCGCTCGGGGGAGCTGGCCGCCGAGCTGGTGGCCGACCGCCCGGTCGAGGAGCGGTCCCGCCGCGGATGGACGGTGACCGCGGCGGTGCCCCTGGACGACGACGGCCGGCCGGTTCCGCTGCCGCCGGGCCAGGTACTCCACGCACCCACGCCGAGCGACGAGCCCCTGTCCCTGCCGCTGCGGCTGATCGCGCCGTTCCCGCTCGGCCCCGACCGCCGGCACGTGGCGCCCGGCCCGGTCACCGACGCGCTGGTCGAGGCCGCCGCCGGCACCTGCGCCGATCTCGTGACCGGCCTGCCCGCCGATCCGGCGGTGCTCGCGCTGGTGCCGCGGGTGGGGCTGGCCGGTGGCGAGCTGGACGCCGCGCTGTGCGGCGCCGTCCTCGACCGGCTGCGGGCGCTGGCCTGGCTGCCGGCGGCGGCCGACCCGGACGTCCGGCAGGCGCCGGAGCGCGCAGCAGCGCTGGACGACCCGACCGAGGAACGGGTGGCCGCGTTCCGGGACGTCGTCCCCGGCCTGTTGCCCGCCGGCTGGTCCCGGCGATCGGACGCCCGCACGCTCACCGCGCTGGGGGTGCGGCGGATCGGGATCGCCGAGGCGGTGGAGGCGGTCCGGGGCGTGGACCGGCCGCCGTCGTGGTGGGCCGCGCTGTACGCCGCCATGGACGGCGCGGACCGCGAGGAGCTCGCCGCCCTGCCGGTGCCGCTCGCCGACGGCCGGACCGCGCACGGTCCTGCCGGGGTACTCGTGCCCGACGCGGGGCTGCCCGTCCATCGGCTGGGCGCGCTCGGCCTGCGGCTGGCCGAGCCGGAGGCGGTCGCCCCACCTGCGGCCCGGCGGCTGCTCGAGCGGCTGGGGGCGCGGCCGGCGACGGCGCAGGCCGTCCTCGGCGACCCGGCGGTGCGGGCCGCGGTCGAGACCTCGATGGACGCCGTGGACGACGCCCTCGAGGGGGCACCGGAGCCGGAGGAGCTGGCCGAGGCCGTGCTCGCCCTGGTTGCGGCGGCACGCCCGGCGGCGGGGGAGCTGCCCTGGCTGGCGGAGCTCGCGCTGCCCGACGCCGAGGGCGGCTGGGCGCCGGCGGGGGAGCTGGTGCTGCCGGGATCGACGCTGGCCGCCGTCCTGGAGGCAGGGTCGCTCGGGGTGCTGGACGCGGACCTGGCCGCGACCGCCGACCCGGACGCCCTGCGGGCCGTCGGCGTGCTCGACACGTTCGCGCTGGTGCGGGTCGACGACCCCGACGAGCTCGACGTCGACGGCGTGGACCGCTGGGTGGATGGCGCGCTCGACCGGCTGGCCCCCGACGGGCCGCTCCCGGGATGGCCGCCGCTGACCGCCGTCCGTGACCTGGAACTGGTCGTCGACTGGCCCGGCGCGCTGCCGCTGCTGGTGGCGCTCCCGGCCGAGGCGTGGGCGGACGTCGTCCTCCACGGCGTGCCGGTGCCGGGCTACCTGCGCTGGTGGCTGTCGACCCATCCGGTGCTGGACGGCCGGCGTCCCGACCGCCTCCGGCATCCGGAGAGCACGGAGTTACAGGGACTGTACGAACCGGCGTCGGCCGCCCCGGAGGTCCTCGCGCGGCTCCGGCCGCCGGCGACCGTGGCCGACGTCCTGGCCGACGTCGACGGGGCGATCGACCTGCTCCACCGGCTCGGCGACCCGGCGCGGACGGTGCGTCCGGACGTGCTGCCGACGGTCTACGCCCGCCTCTCCGAGGCCCTCGACGGGATCGACGTCGACCCGCCGGAGCGGGTACGGGTGGCGCCGGACCGGGTCGCGGCCGACGCGGTGGTGCTCGATGCGCCGTACCTACAGCCACTGGTCGGATCGGCGGTGGTGCCCGCCGGCGGTGCGCCCGGCGCGGTGGCGGACCTGCTCGATCTGCCGCTGGCCGGCGAGCGGGTCCGCGGCACGGTGACCGGTGACGGGCAACGGCGTCCGTGGGCAGGGCTCCCCGGCGCAGCGCTGGCGGCGGCCCGGCTCGGCCTCGAGGTGCTGGCCGGTGACGTCGTCGTCCACGAGGGCCTCGCCGTCGACGGGTGTGCGGTTCGCTGGTGGCCCGGCGAGGACGTGGACCACGTCGACGGCAGCCCGGAGGCCCTCGGGCGCGCACTGGCCTGGCGGGCCGGGGTGTGGTCGCGCCGGCAGGCGCTGGCCGAGGCGTTCGCCCACCCCGACCACGCCCTCGAGCTGGCTGCCGAGGACGCGGTCGCGGACCAGGCATAG
- a CDS encoding STAS domain-containing protein, with translation MTASSIDPPLTDLVSVDVSGSGPVVCVAASGEVDSTSASVLRHELDVLLDGDVRELTVDLGQVTFLDSAGLCVLAAAHRRAVRQDVTMRVLASSRAVIRPLQITGLWDLLKAERVDDDPTVPARQGVA, from the coding sequence ATGACCGCATCCTCGATCGATCCTCCCCTCACGGACCTGGTCTCGGTCGACGTCAGCGGCTCCGGTCCCGTCGTCTGCGTCGCCGCCTCCGGCGAGGTCGACTCGACCTCCGCCTCCGTCCTGCGCCACGAACTCGACGTCCTGCTCGACGGCGACGTCCGCGAGCTCACCGTCGACCTCGGTCAGGTCACGTTCCTCGACTCCGCCGGCCTCTGCGTCCTCGCCGCGGCCCACCGCCGCGCCGTCCGCCAGGACGTGACCATGCGGGTTCTCGCCTCCTCCCGTGCGGTCATCCGCCCGCTGCAGATCACCGGCCTCTGGGACCTGCTGAAGGCCGAGCGGGTCGACGACGACCCCACCGTGCCCGCGCGGCAGGGCGTTGCTTGA
- a CDS encoding acetyl-CoA C-acetyltransferase, protein MRDAVICEPLRTPVGGFGGSLRDVPVQELASTVIRALVERTGLPPESVEDVLLGHCYPTMEAPAIGRVAALDAGLPVTASGIQLDRRCGSGLQAVLYAAMQVQSGASDLVLAGGAESMSNAPFYSTAMRWGVKAGPGVLLQDGLARGRVTAGGQDHPVPGGMLETAENLRREYKISREEQDEYAVRSHQRAAAATEAGRFADEIVPVTVKGRKGDTVVDRDEHIRPDSNIETLAKLRPIMGKNDPEATVTAGNASGQNDGAAVAIVTTPEKAAELGLRPLARLVSWGVAGVPPATMGIGPVPATAKALALADVKLSDVDLIELNEAFASQVLAVTREWGFTDSDFERTNVNGSGISLGHPVGATGGRILATLLREMERRDARYGLETMCIGGGQGLAALFERVSS, encoded by the coding sequence GTGCGAGATGCGGTCATCTGCGAGCCGCTGCGGACCCCGGTCGGGGGTTTCGGCGGATCGCTGCGGGACGTGCCGGTCCAGGAGCTCGCCTCGACGGTGATCCGTGCACTGGTGGAGCGCACCGGTCTGCCGCCGGAGTCGGTGGAGGACGTCCTGCTGGGCCACTGCTACCCGACGATGGAGGCCCCGGCGATCGGCCGCGTGGCGGCGCTGGACGCCGGACTCCCCGTCACCGCCTCGGGCATCCAGCTCGACCGGCGCTGCGGCTCGGGTCTGCAGGCGGTCCTCTACGCCGCCATGCAGGTGCAGTCGGGCGCCTCCGACCTCGTGCTCGCCGGGGGCGCGGAGTCGATGAGCAACGCGCCGTTCTACTCGACGGCGATGCGCTGGGGCGTCAAGGCGGGCCCGGGGGTGCTGCTGCAGGACGGCCTGGCCCGCGGCCGGGTCACCGCGGGCGGCCAGGACCACCCGGTGCCCGGCGGCATGTTGGAGACGGCGGAGAACCTGCGCCGCGAGTACAAGATCTCCCGCGAGGAGCAGGACGAGTACGCGGTCCGCAGCCATCAGCGCGCGGCCGCGGCCACCGAGGCCGGCCGGTTCGCCGACGAGATCGTCCCGGTCACCGTGAAGGGCCGGAAGGGTGACACCGTCGTCGACCGGGACGAGCACATCCGACCCGACTCGAACATCGAGACCCTCGCCAAGCTCCGCCCGATCATGGGCAAGAACGACCCCGAGGCGACCGTCACCGCCGGCAACGCCAGCGGCCAGAACGACGGCGCCGCGGTCGCGATCGTCACGACCCCGGAGAAGGCCGCCGAGCTGGGGCTGCGGCCGCTGGCCCGGCTGGTCTCCTGGGGCGTGGCCGGCGTGCCGCCCGCGACCATGGGCATCGGCCCTGTCCCGGCCACGGCCAAGGCGCTCGCGCTGGCCGACGTCAAGCTCTCCGACGTCGACCTGATCGAGCTCAACGAGGCGTTCGCCAGCCAGGTGCTCGCGGTGACCCGCGAGTGGGGCTTCACCGACAGCGACTTCGAGCGGACCAACGTCAACGGCTCCGGCATCTCCCTCGGCCACCCGGTCGGCGCGACGGGTGGGCGGATCCTCGCCACGCTGCTGCGCGAGATGGAGCGGCGCGACGCCCGCTACGGCCTCGAGACGATGTGCATCGGCGGCGGGCAGGGGCTCGCCGCGCTCTTCGAGCGGGTCTCGTCGTGA
- the fabG gene encoding 3-oxoacyl-ACP reductase FabG produces MSELASSGVGTSSARVAIVTGAARGIGAATALRLASDGFAVAVIDLKEDDARGTVEAVEAAGGRALAVGADVGDADQVQAAVDRIAAELGPPVVLVNNAGVTRDNMLFKMSDADWDLVMHVHLRGSFLMTRAAQKHMIDAGWGRVVNLSSTSALGNRGQANYATAKAGLQGFTKTVAIELGKFGVTANAIAPGFIVTDMTKATAERIGEEWEPYVAKRAAAIPVARAGQPEDIAHTVSFLVSEGAGFVSGQVIYVAGGPRN; encoded by the coding sequence GTGAGCGAGCTCGCGAGCTCAGGAGTGGGCACCAGCAGCGCCCGCGTCGCGATCGTCACCGGGGCGGCCCGCGGGATCGGCGCGGCCACCGCGCTACGGCTGGCGTCCGACGGCTTCGCCGTCGCGGTGATCGACCTGAAGGAGGACGACGCCCGCGGCACGGTGGAGGCGGTCGAGGCGGCCGGTGGCCGGGCGCTGGCCGTGGGTGCCGACGTCGGTGACGCCGACCAGGTGCAGGCCGCCGTCGACCGGATCGCCGCGGAGCTCGGCCCGCCGGTCGTGCTGGTGAACAACGCCGGGGTCACCCGGGACAACATGCTGTTCAAGATGAGCGACGCCGACTGGGACCTGGTCATGCACGTCCACCTGCGGGGATCGTTCCTCATGACCCGGGCCGCCCAGAAGCACATGATCGACGCGGGGTGGGGCCGGGTCGTCAACCTGTCGAGCACCTCGGCGCTGGGCAACCGCGGTCAGGCCAACTACGCCACCGCGAAGGCCGGGCTGCAGGGGTTCACCAAGACCGTCGCCATCGAGCTGGGCAAGTTCGGCGTGACGGCCAACGCCATCGCGCCGGGGTTCATCGTCACCGACATGACGAAGGCGACCGCCGAGCGGATCGGCGAGGAGTGGGAGCCCTACGTGGCCAAGCGCGCCGCGGCCATCCCCGTCGCGCGCGCCGGGCAGCCGGAGGACATCGCGCACACCGTGTCGTTCCTGGTCAGCGAGGGAGCCGGGTTCGTCTCCGGACAGGTCATCTACGTCGCCGGCGGCCCACGAAACTAA
- a CDS encoding DUF1206 domain-containing protein — protein sequence MPSARALLDRVHDVVERARTVTDHPVLTHLARAGLVAYGAMHLLIGYLAVRMAWRLRGADADQTGALQLVADGPGGRVLLWAIGLGMLSLAVWQAGEVLLWWRGLLDRAHRLRTAVVCTKCLAKAAVYGVLGVTALLFAVGLEYEADERLQELTDETLLIPGGAALVVAVAFGVIAVGVYTLVRGFTGGFMRDIDLPAAPDRWEPLIEGMGRVGYVAKGVAFGLVGVLLWRAAASSDVTTATGLDGAMTAIAGVRAGPWLLTAIAIGFAAFGVYALARARYPDRDPSS from the coding sequence GTGCCCTCCGCTCGCGCTCTCCTCGACCGGGTGCACGACGTCGTCGAGCGGGCCCGGACGGTCACCGACCATCCCGTGCTCACCCACCTGGCGCGTGCGGGGCTGGTCGCCTACGGCGCGATGCACCTGCTCATCGGCTACCTGGCGGTGCGGATGGCGTGGCGGCTGCGCGGCGCCGACGCCGACCAGACCGGCGCGCTGCAGCTGGTCGCCGACGGCCCGGGCGGCCGGGTGCTGCTCTGGGCGATCGGCCTGGGCATGCTCTCGCTGGCGGTCTGGCAGGCCGGTGAGGTGCTGCTGTGGTGGCGCGGACTGCTCGACCGGGCGCACCGGCTCCGCACCGCCGTCGTCTGCACCAAGTGCCTGGCGAAGGCGGCCGTCTACGGCGTCCTCGGCGTCACCGCCCTGCTGTTCGCCGTCGGGCTGGAGTACGAGGCCGACGAGCGGTTGCAGGAGCTCACCGACGAGACGCTGCTGATCCCGGGCGGCGCGGCGCTGGTCGTCGCCGTCGCCTTCGGGGTGATCGCCGTCGGGGTCTACACGTTGGTGCGCGGGTTCACCGGGGGGTTCATGCGCGACATCGACCTGCCCGCCGCCCCCGACCGCTGGGAGCCGCTGATCGAGGGCATGGGCCGGGTCGGCTACGTCGCCAAGGGCGTCGCGTTCGGGCTCGTCGGCGTGCTGCTGTGGCGGGCGGCCGCCTCGTCCGACGTCACGACGGCGACCGGCCTGGACGGCGCCATGACCGCCATCGCGGGGGTGCGCGCCGGGCCGTGGCTGCTCACCGCGATCGCGATCGGCTTCGCCGCCTTCGGCGTCTACGCGCTGGCGCGCGCCCGGTACCCCGACCGCGACCCATCCTCTTAG
- a CDS encoding DUF1206 domain-containing protein — MSAQRTAGSALGTARQAGDSDALEHLARVGLLAYGVVHLLVAWLALQLAWGGGGESADQSGAMQTLAESPIGKPLLWVVAVGMIALAAWQAAEVLRWRHGWSASGKTRTRAVEKSGKAIARTVVYAALAVLAIRFATGGGQNSSQQQQQTTAGVFGWPAGRWLVGVAGLVLVGVGAYHVYKGVTKRFLKEIDTTDCSRSALRLVTRLGQVGFPGKGIALAVVGGLFTYAAITFDPAKAQGLDGAMHTILGLPFGQILLTLVAVGIAAFGAFCLVRARYPERT, encoded by the coding sequence ATGAGCGCGCAGAGAACGGCCGGTTCCGCCCTCGGAACCGCCCGCCAGGCCGGCGACAGCGATGCCCTCGAGCACCTGGCCCGGGTCGGCCTGCTCGCCTACGGCGTGGTCCACCTGCTCGTCGCCTGGTTGGCCCTGCAGCTGGCGTGGGGCGGTGGTGGGGAATCGGCCGACCAGTCCGGGGCCATGCAGACCCTCGCCGAGTCGCCGATCGGGAAGCCGCTCCTGTGGGTCGTCGCCGTCGGGATGATCGCCCTGGCCGCCTGGCAGGCCGCCGAGGTGTTGCGCTGGCGGCACGGCTGGTCCGCATCGGGAAAGACCCGCACCAGGGCGGTCGAGAAGTCCGGCAAGGCGATCGCCAGGACGGTCGTCTACGCCGCGCTCGCCGTCCTCGCCATCCGCTTCGCCACCGGCGGTGGGCAGAACAGCTCGCAGCAACAGCAGCAGACGACAGCCGGTGTCTTCGGCTGGCCGGCCGGCCGGTGGCTGGTCGGTGTCGCCGGGCTGGTCCTCGTCGGGGTGGGCGCGTACCACGTCTACAAGGGCGTGACGAAGCGCTTCCTCAAGGAGATCGACACCACCGACTGCTCGCGCTCCGCCCTGCGGCTCGTGACGCGGCTCGGCCAGGTGGGCTTCCCGGGCAAGGGCATCGCGCTGGCGGTGGTCGGCGGCTTGTTCACCTACGCCGCGATCACCTTCGACCCGGCGAAGGCGCAGGGCCTCGACGGGGCGATGCACACGATCCTGGGGCTGCCGTTCGGCCAGATCCTGCTGACCCTGGTCGCCGTCGGCATCGCCGCGTTCGGGGCCTTCTGCCTCGTGCGGGCCCGGTACCCCGAGCGCACCTAG